A part of Andrena cerasifolii isolate SP2316 chromosome 10, iyAndCera1_principal, whole genome shotgun sequence genomic DNA contains:
- the LOC143374039 gene encoding uncharacterized protein LOC143374039 translates to MRLLRFASVKRIKEFLAKNQSMYLHYPTPNLKTPLTAAIDRGDPQILALLLEKNSTNLDETVTQPCGRTALMYASFASRDPEVLQVLLKKGADLQKIDIRGWNCLRYAIVGERLKNVEFLLEYGAPLDHKDSQGRTALMLSVYFSNLDILSLLLDHGAEIDARDNFGFTALQVAILSRKRDAVVVLIERGSDTSVVTSKTGASIGELCRTCMPNILRCIEPKSRS, encoded by the exons ATGCGGCTTCTCAGGTTCGCCAGCGTTAAGCGAATCAAAGAGTTTCTAGCAAAGAA TCAATCGATGTATTTACATTATCCCACGCCGAATTTAAAAACGCCTCTGACGGCCGCTATCGATCGCGGCGATCCGCAAATCCTAGCGCTTTTGTTGGAAAAGAATTCGACGAATTTAGACGAGACTGTCACCCAACCCTGCGGAAGAACTGCTCTCATGTACGCCTCCTTCGCCTCGAGGGACCCAGAAGTGCTGCAAGTGCTTTTAAAAAAAGGCGCGGATCTGCAGAAGATCGATAT CAGGGGCTGGAATTGTCTTCGGTACGCTATCGTTGGAGAGCGTTTAAAAAACGTCGAGTTTCTTTTAGAATATGGTGCCCCGTTAGATCACAAAGATTCTCAGGGACGGACAGCACTCATGTTATCCG TGTACTTTTCGAATTTGGATATCCTGTCGCTTCTGCTGGACCACGGCGCCGAAATTGATGCGCGGGACAATTTTGGCTTCACCGCCCTTCAGGTGGCGATCCTATCGAGAAAAAGGGACGCGGTAGTGGTTCTGATCGAGAGGGGAAGCGACACGAGCGTGGTTACATCTAAGACCGGAGCCTCGATCGGTGAACTTTGCAGAACCTGCATGCCGAACATTCTCCGATGCATCGAACCAAAGTCAAGATCGTAA
- the LOC143374025 gene encoding luciferin sulfotransferase isoform X2: MAAQIKADKDLAQILEESFTTEFRKGYITVNGVCMPERFQKFARAIEDFEVRDDDTWVCSFPKTGTTWTQEMIWCIASDLDFEGAKVLLPKRFPFLEHSVLFDYTTIMPRHPEVKLHQLVSDSVNYAKSQASPRFIKTHLPFHLLPRQIRTGERKPRIIYVARNPKDTCVSYYHHCRLMEGYSGGFNSFCRLFLGDKLCFAPFWDHILDFWNRRVDRNILFLKYEDMKCDLSTVIEKTAAFFNRTLSNDERKALMEHLSFANMKSNPAVNYEEAVEMHKKLKLIDVDGEFIRSGKVNQWQGAMPEYIIEQFDKLTKEKLVARNLFFGN, encoded by the exons ATGGCTGCGCAGATTAAAGCCGATAAAGACTTGGCCCAGATCCTGGAGGAGAGTTTTACCACAGAGTTTCGCAAAGGATACATCACCGTCAATGGTGTTTGCATGCCAGAGAGATTCCAGAAATTTGCACGAGCAATCGAGGACTTTGAAGTCAGAGACGACGACACTTGGGTTTGCAGCTTCCCTAAAACCG GTACAACGTGGACCCAGGAAATGATCTGGTGCATCGCAAGCGATCTCGATTTCGAGGGTGCAAAGGTCCTCTTACCCAAAAGATTTCCTTTTCTAGA GCATTCCGTCCTCTTCGATTACACCACGATCATGCCTCGACATCCAGAGGTGAAGCTTCACCAGCTGGTCTCGGACAGCGTGAATTACGCGAAGAGTCAAGCTAGCCCGAGATTCATCAAGACCCACTTGCCTTTCCATTTACTCCCGCGGCAGATTCGAACGGGCGAGAGGAAGCCGCGTATCATCTACGTCGCTAGGAATCCAAAGGACACTTGCGTTTCTTATTATCATCACTGCAGACTGATGGAGGGCTATTCTGGCGGCTTCAACAGCTTCTGCCGGCTCTTCCTGGGTGACAAAC TGTGCTTCGCTCCATTTTGGGACCACATCCTCGACTTTTGGAACAGAAGGGTCGATCGTAATATTTTATTCTTGAAATACGAAGACATGAAGTGT GACTTGTCTACGGTGATAGAGAAAACGGCGGCGTTTTTCAACAGAACCCTGTCGAACGATGAAAGGAAGGCGTTGATGGAGCACCTGAGCTTCGCCAACATGAAATCGAATCCTGCTGTGAACTACGAGGAAGCTGTCGAGATGCACAAGAAGCTGAAATTGATTGACGTCGACGGGGAATTTATTAGGAGCGGCAAAGTTAACCAGTGGCAGGGGGCAATGCCCGAATATATAATCGAGCAGTTCGACAAACTCACGAAGGAGAAGTTAGTCGCACGGAATCTCTTCTTTGGAAACTGA
- the LOC143374025 gene encoding luciferin sulfotransferase isoform X1 — protein sequence MAAQIKADKDLAQILEESFTTEFRKGYITVNGVCMPERFQKFARAIEDFEVRDDDTWVCSFPKTGIRFFNSIRFTERGESLLRLFNVNGAIRYNVDPGNDLVHRKRSRFRGCKGPLTQKISFSRVSRWTKVVSSNTPCSVSNGRVTFLARHSVLFDYTTIMPRHPEVKLHQLVSDSVNYAKSQASPRFIKTHLPFHLLPRQIRTGERKPRIIYVARNPKDTCVSYYHHCRLMEGYSGGFNSFCRLFLGDKLCFAPFWDHILDFWNRRVDRNILFLKYEDMKCDLSTVIEKTAAFFNRTLSNDERKALMEHLSFANMKSNPAVNYEEAVEMHKKLKLIDVDGEFIRSGKVNQWQGAMPEYIIEQFDKLTKEKLVARNLFFGN from the exons ATGGCTGCGCAGATTAAAGCCGATAAAGACTTGGCCCAGATCCTGGAGGAGAGTTTTACCACAGAGTTTCGCAAAGGATACATCACCGTCAATGGTGTTTGCATGCCAGAGAGATTCCAGAAATTTGCACGAGCAATCGAGGACTTTGAAGTCAGAGACGACGACACTTGGGTTTGCAGCTTCCCTAAAACCGGTATACGTTTCTTCAATTCTATCCGCTTTACCGAGAGAGGAGAGTCGTTGCTGAGGCTATTTAATGTAAATGGTGCAATCAGGTACAACGTGGACCCAGGAAATGATCTGGTGCATCGCAAGCGATCTCGATTTCGAGGGTGCAAAGGTCCTCTTACCCAAAAGATTTCCTTTTCTAGAGTAAGTCGATGGACTAAGGTAGTTTCGTCAAATACCCCGTGCTCCGTTTCCAATGGGAGGGTTACTTTTCTGGCTAGGCATTCCGTCCTCTTCGATTACACCACGATCATGCCTCGACATCCAGAGGTGAAGCTTCACCAGCTGGTCTCGGACAGCGTGAATTACGCGAAGAGTCAAGCTAGCCCGAGATTCATCAAGACCCACTTGCCTTTCCATTTACTCCCGCGGCAGATTCGAACGGGCGAGAGGAAGCCGCGTATCATCTACGTCGCTAGGAATCCAAAGGACACTTGCGTTTCTTATTATCATCACTGCAGACTGATGGAGGGCTATTCTGGCGGCTTCAACAGCTTCTGCCGGCTCTTCCTGGGTGACAAAC TGTGCTTCGCTCCATTTTGGGACCACATCCTCGACTTTTGGAACAGAAGGGTCGATCGTAATATTTTATTCTTGAAATACGAAGACATGAAGTGT GACTTGTCTACGGTGATAGAGAAAACGGCGGCGTTTTTCAACAGAACCCTGTCGAACGATGAAAGGAAGGCGTTGATGGAGCACCTGAGCTTCGCCAACATGAAATCGAATCCTGCTGTGAACTACGAGGAAGCTGTCGAGATGCACAAGAAGCTGAAATTGATTGACGTCGACGGGGAATTTATTAGGAGCGGCAAAGTTAACCAGTGGCAGGGGGCAATGCCCGAATATATAATCGAGCAGTTCGACAAACTCACGAAGGAGAAGTTAGTCGCACGGAATCTCTTCTTTGGAAACTGA
- the LOC143374010 gene encoding protein Skeletor, isoforms B/C-like, with protein sequence MADVTRWWITCALVTVLACLLLPARGSTLEDGEEYKGKYLGKLNAYHHQVSGDVYVVDEYTLLLTSFSYDGNGADTFFWAGAANRPGPQGFIVPDEWGKTNVLDRYFNKDFTLTLPDGKKITDIKWFAVYDLGSQNTFGDVYIPEEFDPPAPQKISQLTKRSHGVSSESIVIIDSKTLKIPQFTYDGQGEDTYFWVGLGPQPSSKGTKVPDEYGYLDPIRSYKEEDIIIQLPGDMTVFNIDWLSVFEVKSKSNYGSVIIPDGLNVPPSLVKVIKHTQALPNCIQLHKRYQISWEIFGPQITVQLAGQVDEDEYMAFGLSGSETSSQMEGADVVVTYMDGTRGYAIDYNITAKAPCGKVLGQYKGVCRDELFGGQDNNQLYTAVREDGINVITFRRTLASSDPGDKEYPTDRPVYVVWALGRLNENKEPNFHDVYPKSDLKLELGRKEPENTCMDFTENNEELIEPWEKAELFDRSIRTFKATIGPSGGKKGYQGITGQTSTGLAWYIEGELVPELYLRRGLTYNFRIHGGNNPHSSNLYHPLIITDEPHGGYDGLSDAAQSNVRVLAGVEFTRRGQPRPTAVGPLCLSKHNGRDRRLDDDFSTFRQFNRTLVSVCEPGEGGLLEVTPNSTWPDIVYYNSFTHANMGWKIHVVDAYSRSTAVAQELSLFAGIAAVFFCLL encoded by the exons ATGGCAGATGTTACGAGGTGGTGGATAACGTGCGCTCTGGTGACAGTTCTGGCATGCCTGTTGCTTCCTGCCCGTG GTTCCACTCTCGAAGACGGCGAGGAGTACAAGGGCAAGTACCTTGGAAAGCTGAACGCGTATCATCATCAGGTATCTGGCGACGTCTACGTGGTGGACGAGTACACTCTGCTGCTCACCTCCTTCAGCTACGATGGCAACGGAGCCGACACCTTCTTCTGGGCTGGCGCCGCCAATCGACCTGGTCCACAAGGTTTCATCGTGCCCGACGAGTGGGGAAA AACGAACGTCCTCGATCGCTACTTCAACAAAGACTTCACTCTTACCTTGCCGGACGGTAAGAAGATAACGGACATCAAATGGTTCGCCGTATACGATTTAGGAAGCCAG AACACGTTCGGGGACGTGTACATTCCCGAGGAGTTCGATCCACCCGCGCCCCAGAAGATATCTCAATTAACCAAGCGGTCCCATGGAGTGTCATCCGAGTCCATCGTGATCATAGACTCGAAGACCCTGAAAATACCGCAATTCACGTACGACGGGCAGGGAGAGGACACTTATTTCTGGGTAGGACTGGGTCCGCAGCCTTCCAGCAAAGGAACTAAAGTTCCCGACGAGTACGGATA CCTAGACCCAATTCGCTCGTACAAAGAGGAAGATATAATTATTCAACTACCAGGGGACATGACTGTGTTCAACATCGACTGGTTGAGCGTGTTCGAGGTGAAGAGCAAGTCGAACTACGGCTCCGTGATCATCCCAGATGGCCTGAACGTGCCCCCTTCGCTCGTAAAA GTGATCAAGCACACGCAGGCCTTGCCAAACTGCATTCAGCTTCACAAACGCTACCAAATCAGCTGGGAGATCTTTGGCCCGCAGATCACCGTCCAGCTGGCTGGGCAAGTCG ACGAGGACGAGTACATGGCGTTTGGGCTATCCGGCTCGGAAACGTCCAGTCAAATGGAAGGCGCGGATGTTGTGGTCACCTACATGGACGGGACCAGGGGCTACGCGATAGATTACAACATCACTGCGAAAGCGCCG TGTGGGAAAGTCCTGGGCCAGTACAAAGGAGTTTGCAGGGACGAGCTGTTCGGTGGCCAGGACAATAACCAATTGTATACTGCTGTGAGGGAGGACGGGATCAACGTCATCACGTTCAGGCGTACCCTCGCCTCGT CCGATCCAGGAGACAAAGAGTACCCCACGGATCGACCAGTTTACGTGGTGTGGGCTCTAGGAAGATTAAACGAGAACAAGGAACCAAACTTCCATGACGTGTACCCTAAGAGCGACTTGAAGCTGGAGCTCGGTCGCAAGGAGCCTGAGAACACGTGCATGGACTTCACGGAGAATAACGAGGAATTAAT AGAACCTTGGGAAAAGGCGGAGCTATTTGACAGGAGCATCCGAACGTTTAAAGCCACCATTGGCCCGTCTGGAGGCAAAAAGGGTTACCAGGGAATCACAG GGCAAACGTCCACAGGTTTGGCATGGTACATCGAAGGGGAACTCGTACCCGAATTGTACTTGCGTCGAGGATTGACTTACAATTTCCGGATTCATGGAGGGAACAATCCTCACAGCTCCAACTTGTATCATCCGTTAATCATAACCGATGAACCGCACGGTGGGTACGACGGGCTTAGCGACGCTGCGCAAAGTAACGTCAGAGTATTGGCCGGCGTCGAGTTCACTAGACGGGGTCAACCAAGACCAACCGCAG TTGGCCCGCTTTGCTTGAGCAAACATAATGGACGGGACAGAAGATTGGACGATGATTTTTCAACGTTCAGGCAATTCAACAGGACGTTAGTGAGCGTGTGCGAGCCAG GGGAAGGTGGGCTGTTGGAAGTGACGCCGAACTCCACGTGGCCAGATATCGTCTATTATAATTCATTCACTCATGCAAACATGGGTTGGAAGATACACGTGGTGGATGCTTACTCGCGGAGCACTGCTGTTGCTCAAGAATTGTCGCTCTTCGCGGGAATCGCGGCTGTGTTTTTTTGTTTACTGTAA